The genomic segment GCAGCTCATGGCTACTTCGGTCGTTTGATCTTCCAATATGCAAGCTTCAACAACAGCCGTAGCCTTCACTTCTTCTTGGCTTCATGGCCAGTGATTTGTGTTTGGTTGACATCTATGGGCATCTGCACCATGGCGTTCAACTTGAACGGTTTCAACTTCAACCAGTCTGTAGTTGATACTTCAGGCAAGGTTGTACCAACCTGGGGTGACGTACTTAACCGTGCAAACCTTGGTATGGAAGTAATGCACGAGCGTAATGCTCACAACTTCCCACTTGACCTAGCAGCTGCTGAGTCTACTTCTGTAGCTCTTGTTGCACCTGCAATCGGTTAAGTCTTTAACTTGATTTTCTTAAAGCCCTCTTTTTGAGGGCTTTTTTTTTGACCTTTTAGGTTTAGTAAAATAAAAGGAGAGGAACAAGAAATTCTTTATATGGCGTTGTAACTGTTAAGTCCTATATCTCAACCTCTATGCAAAACCTATTAGAGGTTTATAAAGAAATAACTGTTTACTACTCATCTTCACTTGGCTCCGCGAAATGAATATATCTAAATTTCTATTAATTGATGCTGTATTAGTAATTGCAGCAATCCCACTTATTTTTTTTGTTTCAGGTGGCAAAAGAAAGTCTCCATTTTTACGAAGTTCAAGTAAAGAAGAATTATTGAGAAAGGCCTCAGGCAAACTCCCTGACAAAGAAAAGCTTAGAGAACTTGAAAAATTTGCAACAGAACAAGGTAGTGGAATTGAATTTGATTCAATTATTGGAATTTGGAAATTTATATCAATATGGAAAAAAGACATCGACGAAGAAGATCCCATTTTTAGTTCATTGCTTAGAGTCTTCTCTGCAAAAATAGAGTTCAGGAAAGACCTTTTAACTAAAAATTCAACTGAATTGTCTGTTATCGCCTCAATTCAATTTGGACTGTTCAGTATAGGGTTTTCAGGAACTGGTTATTTAAAAGGAAAACAACCTTTATTACCATTCTGTTTAAATCTAATTGAACTCAAAGCGGGTTCAGATATTTTATTGAGAAGATCTCTTAAAGAACAGGAAGACAAGGAGAAGTCTTTTTTTGCCATGATTGCATTAGAAGAAAACGAAGAATTACTTTCAGCCAGAGGTCAAGGAGGTGAAGTCGTGATTTGGTTGAAAGATTGAATTCAAGAGCAAAGAAGATCAGATTAATCTTTATAGTCATTCATGAATTTTGTATAACCATCTAGTTGGACGCATTTAAATTGAATACTGTTTAAAATTGAACTTTTAAATGCCCGAAGGACCAGAGATTAGACGAGCTGCAGATAAGATAAGTAAAGTTTTAATTGGCGAAGAAATTATTGAAAGTAATTTTTACTATGAACGAATAAAGGAGAAAGAGGAGATAGTCAAAAACCAAAATATCAAAGACATAACAACTAGAGGAAAGGCAATGCTTATCCGATTCAAGAATAATTGGTCAATGTATAGCCATAATCAGTTATATGGAAGATGGACAGTAAATTTAAATACAACAAAAGTCAAATCAAGAAGAGCTCTTAGAGTAGTTTTCACAACAAATAAACATGCTGTTAGATTGTGGTCAGCGACAGATATTGATTTAATTCCAACAGATGAAGAGAATGAACATTCATTCTTAAAAAAAATTGGGCCTGATGTCCTGAGTGAATCTTGCAGTTTAGATTTAATAGAAGAAAGATTAACGTCAACAAGTTTCCATAAAAAGAAAGCCTCAACTTTGATGCTTGATCAGGCTTTCTTTGCTGGATTAGGTAACTATCTTCGCTCAGAAATCTTATTCGATGCAAAAATACATCCAGATGATAGACCGTTTGATCTTGATAAAACGAAAATTACCCAATGGGCAAAATCAATAAAAAACATCTCACAGTTAGCCTATAAAACTGGAGGTTTTACAGTCTCAAAATCATTAGCAGATAGAAACAAAGAGAATGGAGAGCCAAGAAGATCTTATAGACATGCTGTTTTCATGCGACACCAATATGAATGTTTAAATTGCAAGGATCGTATAGAAAGGAAATGGTATGGGAAAAGGAAAGTTGATTATTGTCCGAGCTGTCAAATTCAAAGAGGTAAAATCAAACCCACCAAATAATGGTTTTTTTAGCACTTGGCGAATAACAAAAATTTAAGACAACATATGTTTTTGATGAACATATATAAAAGGTAGACGTACTTAATTGTTTATAGGATTAAAAAAATCGGCTATCAAAAGATCCTCTCTTTTTAGCAACGCAAACGTTGTCCCCTTATAGCCTCTACATACTCGCAATTTATCAGTCAAAACGGTTGTATCTAGCCAACCCGTTTGAGCTGTTTTAATTTCCGATAAAAAGACCATATTTTTACCAAACACCTGTGGTCCTATTATCCCTGCTTTTTCAAAGGTAACGTTTATGCGTTTTTGATCAATAATATCCAACTTTGCCAAGATATTAGTCGATAAAAGTTTGCCAAGAAATCCCTTAGGGCTCAGAAAGTTAAGTGCTCTGCTTTTGTCTAGGTCTAATATTTGAAAATTATTTAATAACGGAGAATAATTTAGAACAGGAGATTTCGAGCTACTCCACCTCAATTCCCAGACACCCATAAGTCTCTCAAATTGATTTGGTATGTCTACAGCAGATTCAAATTCCGATAATTTAATCAAATTTTCTATTTTTTTTTTGATTTTGGCGATTTCTCAAGAGTTTCTATTAATTTTGAAATGCTATTCATGATTTAACCCATTGATTATTAAAATAAAAATGATGATAAAACTGCTTCTCTGAAGTAGAGAGAGTGAAATAATTTTCAGTCTCTCTACTCGAACAAATGAAATATGTGAACTTTTTAAGGGTTATTATTAAAGTGTTCTTGTTCACATTTTTTTTAATCTTATTAGATAAAACTAACTTCTGAAAGGAGAGTTATAGTAGGCTTTATTAACGGTATAAAGAGTATACAGAGAAACAGCTATACCTAAAAAGCCAACGACTAAAATTGGTGAAAAAGATGGGAAAGAATAGGTAGGAATTGAAGTCATAATGAGCGATAGATTTACATTTACGTTCTAAAAGATCTAAATTTCAGATGCCAGGGGTTTTCACGGTAGTAAATCACGGTTAACCCTCCAATGGATTAAGCGGGAGAGAGGAGGTAATAGCCCTCTTTTTTTTATTATTTATGCTTTGGAGTCTTAAGAAGTTCTTTCTTTAAATTGGTCAGGTATTGGAAAATCCTCTCGTATTTGTTTTAAACGTTTTTTGTAAATAGTTTCATAATCTGGATCACGGCTTTTATATGCGTTGTAATTTTGCCCTTCAAAATCTTCTTCTTTAATTAATTCTTCTACTTGCTTAATAAGGTCTCTATAGATATTTGCTCCTACTTTCTGTTCTTGAGTAAGTTCGCTTCCGTGAGAATCAGCGTATTGAATAATCCCTTTGTAAGTAAAAAGCCATTGTCTCCTTGCCAGTGGATCTAATGCGATAACTTCTTTAACTATAAAACTTGTACAAAGTTTGAACTTTACTTCTAAATCGTTAGTGTCAATCACAAAGGAAGAAAATTATCGCCTCTGAATTGTAGATGGAAATTTCAAATTCATTCATTCGGTTTGAATCCCTCAACAGAAATAGTTTTAATTTCATTATCAGTTGAGTGATATTGATTCATTTTTTTCTTCATCTCCGAGTTACTAGCCAAGGGAAATACTCCAAGTGCCGCAATAAATGGGAACAGAGTTTTTATTGTTTTCATTATTTTTCCAGCAAAACGATCTCTTTAACCTACATGACTTTTTCTTAATCAATAAGCTCAAGAGAATAGACAGTATCTTCGTATCCATTTGCCTTATCCCACTCCTTCATCTCTGGAGTACTTGTAGCGTCAGCAAAACCATCGTGATCTATGACTTGAAGTATTAAGTGACTTTTACCGTCATTTACTTTAATGAGTTCATATTCTATGACGTACTTATGACCTTCCTCTTGATGGAAGTCAGCTACAAATTTCTCGAAAGATTCAAAAGGACAGGTAAAGGTAGAAACGATAAGGGTATTCATGAAGACTACGTGATTATTTTCAACAGCTTTGCACAATCACCTTGAAATTTCTGCTCGGAAGGATATCTCTTCATCCTCTTCTGACATTTCAGGATAAATGATACCTTCGGCTCTACAAGTATGGGTTGGTGAATTTCATTAGCATTTCATGGCCTCTTCGATGATAGAAATCTCTCTTGTGTTTCTTCTAGTAAGTCCACGCAGGTCTAATTGAAAACGTATTACCTCCAATGCAAGCTTGTTAAATCGAAAGGTGGCTTGAACATATCCATGTGAGTAATCAGATTCAAAATATCCAAAACCTTTCAAGCCTTTTACGAGTAAATAGCTATCAAAAATTTTGCTGTACCACCTGATCAGCATACTGTTATCCATAATGTCAGCGATAGCTATACGGGATATGGTCTTAGTTCTTACAGCAAAGTAATCATTAAGGTCTTGGTAAATAG from the Prochlorococcus marinus str. NATL2A genome contains:
- the nei gene encoding endonuclease VIII codes for the protein MPEGPEIRRAADKISKVLIGEEIIESNFYYERIKEKEEIVKNQNIKDITTRGKAMLIRFKNNWSMYSHNQLYGRWTVNLNTTKVKSRRALRVVFTTNKHAVRLWSATDIDLIPTDEENEHSFLKKIGPDVLSESCSLDLIEERLTSTSFHKKKASTLMLDQAFFAGLGNYLRSEILFDAKIHPDDRPFDLDKTKITQWAKSIKNISQLAYKTGGFTVSKSLADRNKENGEPRRSYRHAVFMRHQYECLNCKDRIERKWYGKRKVDYCPSCQIQRGKIKPTK
- a CDS encoding PAP/fibrillin family protein, whose amino-acid sequence is MIKLSEFESAVDIPNQFERLMGVWELRWSSSKSPVLNYSPLLNNFQILDLDKSRALNFLSPKGFLGKLLSTNILAKLDIIDQKRINVTFEKAGIIGPQVFGKNMVFLSEIKTAQTGWLDTTVLTDKLRVCRGYKGTTFALLKREDLLIADFFNPINN